The region CTGTTGAAGTTTACACGGGCCAGTGACGGAAAGAGCATTGGAGTACTGAACTGGTTCCCTGTGCATGGCACAAGCTTGCTCGGCAACCAGACGCTTATTGCCGGAGACAACAAGGGTGTGGCTGCATACCTTCTCGAGCAGGACATGGAGGCAAGTGCGACTGCTGCCCCCGGCTTTGTCGCAGGTTTCTCACAGGCCAACGTTGGTGACACAACACCCAACATCGAGGGTGCCTACTGCGAGGATGGCTCAAACCAGCAATGCAGACTCAACGACAGCACTTGCGGAGGCAAGAGTCAGGACTGCCATGGTCGTGGCCCATTCTACGGCTTGAACGATGGCGGACATAAGTCTTGCTACGAGATTGGCAAGCGCCAGTATCAGGGAGCAAAGAACCTCTTAGATTCTGCCGACTTTACTACCATCTCGGGCAAGGTCCGCTCTTTCCACACCTTTGTCGATTTTTCAAACTTCACCTTTACACTCAGCAACGGATCAGTCGTCCGCACGTGCCCTGCGGCCATGGGCAACTCCTTTGCCGCTGGTACAAGTGATGGACCTGGTGCCTTTGACTTTGTCCAGAACGACCCTGGCGCTCCCTCCAATCCCTTCTGGAACATTGTCGGTAGTGCTATCTCTCCTCCAAACGCTGAGCAGAAAGCATGCCAGTACCCCAAGCCCGTATTGCTAAATGTTGGACAGGCCAAGGTGCCGTACCAGTGGTCCCCTAACATTGTCGACATACAGGTTCTTCGCGTTGGCCAGTTTGTCATCATCGTGTCCCCTGGTGAAGCAACCACCATGTCAGGTCGTCGCTGGCGCGAGGCAGTATACAACTCTGTCAAATCGTCTAACATTGCCGCTGAGCCCATTGTTGTGCTAGGTGGACCGGCAAACAGCTACACACACTACATTGCGACAGAAGAGGAGTACGGTGTACAGCGCTACGAGGGTGCTTCTACCCTCTACGGCCAACACACACTCAACGCCTACATCAACTCGACTCTGACATACCTCCCCTACATTGCCGATGGCGCTGCCAGCCCTCCACCAGCCGGCCCTACGCCACCTGACCACCGTGACAAGAGCATTTCGCTCATCACAGGCGTAGTCTACGATGGCGCAGGCTTCGGTCGCTCCTACGGTCAAGTAACCAAAGACGTCTTACCCACCTATGCCCGGGGCGCCATCGTCAGCGCAACATTTGTTGGTGCTAACCCGCGTAACAATCTACGCCTCGAAGGCACTTTCGCCGCAATCGAGAAGCAAAACACCGATGGAACCTGGTCGCAAGTCAAGAACGATGAGGACTGGGAGTTGGTCTACCAATGGAAGCGTGTTAATGGGCTCACTGGCACAAGTGACGTGACCATTAGCTGGGACACTGGAATCACGGGGCCGGCGGCTGGCACATACAAGATCAAGTACTATGGTGATGCCAAGGCGGTTGGAGGAAAGATTACAGCGTTTGAAGGGGAAAGTGCGCCGTTTAGATTGGCGTGATTGGGTGATGTCATTTATGGTCATGTTTATAAGGATGGAGTTGTTATTTATACCCTATCGCGTGACAAGCATGTGAATAATGTTCTTCCTTTGCGCAAGAAAGGTTTTTATGTTGATGAAGTGATGTAGCCGACGTTATTGGGTGGAGTGGTGCACTGATACTGTCTTATTTTGCAAAAATAAGAGAGTGAGAGCTATCTATGCAGCCATGTAGGAAGCGATTATAGTTTCTTGCTAGCTTCTCTTTACTCGATGCCGCAAATAAATGAGGATACGCAAAGATTCAAGGGTCTATGTGCGTTTGCTTGGACTGCTGCCTAATGTCCACCTCATCTCACCTCGATCTCTCTTGTTGCCCTGCACGACTATTATTGTGTAGTGTAATAAAGAGTCCAAATCAATAACAGAGCTGCATAAGGTGAAGGAATGTGGGAGTTTGCGAGCTCAAAGTTCCTTGCTGTACTTGTTTGCATGAGATGTAATGGTAGTGTACTTGCTCAAGCATCTGCTCTCACCTGTCAAGCTTGTGTTTATGTGTTTCCTTGAAATTACATTATATTAAAGTTCGCACCGTCCGATTACGCATTATATCGACATCCGCATTACTTCGAGCATAACAGTACTCGCTCTCACTCACTCACTCCCCTTTCACTCACACTCACCCACACGTTTGCCTAAACCCACACACCTCAAAATAAACTCAACACCACACCCCTCTATATAAACGCCGCCAACCAGCAAACTACCATCAGGCATGAAAAAATTGACTGTGCATCCCCCAAGTTCCATTGGCATAATGGCCTAGTGGTTAATCCATTGGATCCCTATGTCACAAAAACCCCTGCCCACCTAAGTGTTAATAGGAGCCGACGCTATCAAAGAGCCGGAAGTTCGAATCTGTTCACTGTCACTCGTACGTTCGCTTGCGTTCGTGCAGATGTTTCGAGCCAAACGCAAGAATTTGGGGGTTTCGTGTAGCTTTTGTTCATGTTTTTTGGAGAATTTTTCTGCTTGGTGCTCTTTTTTTGCTGGGAGAGGAATGAGAGAGAAAATAAGGTGAGTGGGTAGGCAGGCCGGCGGGCTAATGGTGAGGCTGCTGGCGGCGAAACTTTCGTCGTGGACTTTGTTTGTCGGCGGGTTGGTCCTACGCGCTCACAGTTAGCACTTACCAATAACGTCACTCGTTTTACTCACAGGGTCGAAGCCTACCAAGCAGTTCACAGTCTCAGCACCCAGCCCGGGGTCGTTGATGCGACCGCCGCTTGGCATGCGAAAGTAGCCCGTCAACTTGACATATGCGTCCAACGCATCCACCATCGTCCGCCCCATGGCCAGCGCCTTGTCCGCCCTCGTATGCGAGTAAAAGGTCAACAGCTTCCTTGCCTCGTCCCTCAATCCGGCCTGCAGCATGCTCTTCGCCCCGCGCTCTACCCACTCCATATCCACAAACGACGCATTCTCAAACCCAAGCAACATGTCCTGCACGATATGCAGATACGTCGGAGGGTCCAAGCAGGTGTAATACAACACCTGCTTGAAGATGCGCCCGGCAAATTGCGTGGCTTCTTGGTACTGGTAGTCTGTGTCTAGGAACGTGGATGCCGCGTCTTTGTACAGATACCGGTGCAGTCCGTACTCTGGTGGCACACTCGTGACGCCTAGCCACCATGGAACGAATGGAGCGGTCACGGAGCTTGTGGGTGCGACCCAGATGCGGATTAGATCtgggtccatgtctgcaTGCAGAGAGACGACTTGGCCATAGCCGGCTTCATCGTCTGAGATGCGGTAGTCGCGGACGCGGGCGATGAGATCCTTCTCTGTCACTGGGGCCATTGCGCGGGTAGCGTTTTCAAGAGCAGCTTGGGACATATACTTTGCGCCTCCATCCCTAGCCGTATACCCCTCAGCTTGGTAGGCATAAGCGTTGAAGATGTTGAAAGGTACCGTGCCATTGGGATTCCACCACCCCTGCTCAACGGCGAAGCTGACGATATTAGGACTACCCATGTAGTCTGGGTTATTTTCAAAATCCACGGGAAAGTCCTCAATGTAGCCTGGGTAGAGGACACGCACGTCGTTGTCACCCAAGCGCTCAGCAGCCCACAGCTTTTGGCCGCCAGACATCTCCCACACAACCCATCCTTCATTTGCGTCGGCAATTAGATGTGAGTTTCCGCCGTAATCAGCATACCCATACTCTGCAATCATCCTTCCGATAAGTTCTACGCCCTCACGTGCCGTGCTCGCACGCTCCAGTACAACACGAGCGAGGTCAGAGTACTGTAGCCCTGTCTGGGGATTGGGTGTCATCGCAATGAGATCATCGCGGTTCTGGGCCCAGATATCTCTTACCGCCACGCCCTTTTCATTTACGCCGCCATTGGTAAGAGGGGCGGGGAATCCTTCAAAGTCCGAGTACTCCATGGACAGATATCGATACGTATGTGGTACTTGAGAGATGTTGAGCAATTGGCCAGGCATCGACGCATCTTCGGTTACTCCAACCGTGATTGTGGCGTTTGGCCCATGATCTCTGGCGGGAAAGATCTGAAGCCAGTGAGAGGATACTTCCTCACCGGTTCCGCCGACCATGACGCTTCCATCGTGGGTGAGGGCTTTGCCAACATAAAAGCCATAGCTGGCCGACGAGGCTTTTGCGAGACTTAACAGGCCGATTGTGAAACGCGGCGCAAGCATTGTCGCTGTAGACGAGATGGTGACACCTTCAAGAACAAATTACACGTTTTTCTTATCCAAAAAGCAAGGGTGGGGGGGGAGAGGTGGATACGTTGACCGCGGTCCGATATGTCACGTTATCTTACAACAACACGACTTGTGGGGGATCACAACTCTTCTCGGCCAAGCTCGAGGTTTGCTCGGACAGGGGAGCTATGTAGGAACCTGAAGCTTAGTCGATGGAAGACGTAATATGATGACGCAGAGCCGACAGCCGTATTTGTAGGATGCACTCCTCCatccccccccccccccccccccctcAGCGAAAAGGACGGATGTAACTGTTGGCGGCTTACCACACGTGGATACGAGGTGAGGTTTGAGTAGAACGGGTGAGGTACCCGGCACCGGAGCCCGGCAGGATAATGAGGAGGCGCGGGTGGGGAGCTTGGCAGGTAATGCATCTTGTCACGCTAATAGCAAGCGCATCAGAAGGATGACTCCCTTGCTCCGCCTTGACCCGGTATACCTCAAGACTCATTCTGACTCAAGATGATCAACCTGTAGGGCTGCGAAATCTCCTTGATTCAATGACTGTAATTGCTATGTACCTGCCTGATGGGGTCCTAGTTGTATTCAATCTACGCTTTTTACAGGGTACATATCTTGTTGCCTAAAGACTGCGGGAATGTAAGTGGATCGCTGCAAATTCTGCAGATTCCACAGATTAGCGATGGGGTTGAAGAGTAGAGTATAAGTAATACAGGATATGAGCTGCTATGAAGTAAATACACTTGGCTGTACAAACTAATTACCTAACCAATATCATTCTTTACCCCATACACCTGCCTTTACCATGTCgtccccctccccctcccctccGCGCCAACGCATCCGCGAAGTCCTTCCCAATCTCTACCTCGGGCGCTACCAGCCCGGCCCCAAGAACAGCTTGACCGACATCCCTGGCGTCCTCGTGCACACAGAATCCATACACTCGTCCGAATCCTACCCGAACGCAGAGGCCAATTCCATAAATACTGGTGTCACAACAATCCTTCCGCGCAAGGACTGGTTCCATAAAGCATGTTTTGCGGGCATCTTCTGCTTCAACGGATCCGGAGAAATGACGGGATCCCATTTGATCCAAGACATGGGACTCTTGTTTTCACCAATAGTCATTACGGGCAGTTTCGGGGTCGGAAGTGCGTACAACGGCATATACGAATACGCTATCCGCGAAAATGGCGACGAAAACGGCAAGGTGGATTGGTTCCTGATGCCGGTAGTGGCTGAGACTTTTGACGGTTTCTTACATGACGTGGCAAAGTTTGCGGTTACGCCTCAGCATGTCATCAGAGGAATAGACAAGGCGAGCGACGAAGCAGTGCCGGAAGGAAACACCGGTGGCGGTACGGGTATGATTTGTCACTATTTCAAGGGTGGGACTGGAACCAGTTCTCGCGTGGTGCCTGGGGAGGAGGGAAAGCGTTACTCGGTAGCGGCACTTGTGCAGGCAAATTACGGCAAGATGTGGGATTTCAAGATCGGAGGAGCCCCTATTGGAAGACTCATTTACCAAGATCAGAAGCGAAGGATCGAGGAGAACCCTGACGATCCGGAGTTATTGGCACAGGCCAAATTACTCTTCGAAGTCGACAAGGCCAAGGACAAGAAAGACGGTTCCATCATAGTCATCTTGGCTACTGATGCACCACTCCACCCGACACAGCTCCAGCGGCTAGCGAAACGCGCAACCGTCGGGATAGCTCGAGTTGGAGGTTACGGGACTAATTCGTCGGGCGACGTTTTCCTGGCCTTCTCCACGGGGAACGAGGTGCCTGTCCAGTCAGTGACGGCGGGACAAGCGGCGGTCGATCCGTACCTGGCAAAGGAGATTCCGGTCACCATGACTGACGATCAGACAATGAACGGCTTGTTCGAGGCAAGCGCCGACGTAGTCGAAGAGGCAATTTACAATGCGGTCTGCAAAGCAGAAACGATGGATGGAAACGGAAACAAGATTGAGGCGCTAGACCTGGAGCGGGTGAAGGAGATGATGCAAAAGTACGTATAGAGTAATAGTGGATTGTGAGAAAGCAGGGTATAGGCGGTGCACAAAGCCAAATGCCAATCTTGCGGACGTCTGTGACCCGGGCCATGAACTAGCATGTATGTGCACGACGGGTGGTGCCTGTCGCCCGTCAGGCCTCGAGATTAAAAGCGCGATTCATAGGCGGTTACACTAGAAGCAAGCTTAGAAGAGGCCGTGGACCCTGAAAAGTTTAAATGCGCGAGCACGGCCTCAGGTACGTACCCCGCGCGTCAAGGTTTGGGAACACGGCGCTCGTGTGACGTGAACCGTCTCTGTGTCGTGTGTGGGTGTGTGGGTGTGTGGGTATCGAGTGCGGCTGTAATGCGGCTGTAATGCGGCTGTATGGGGCATGAATCGGGGCTGAGATGTCAGGATGGCGGTGATGAGTAAACTTCTGGCGAAGTTTTGACTAGCAAAACCCGATTCGAATCATAGATGGCCATTGCAGCAGCTCGTTTCGAGATGCGAAAAGAAGTTAGTAATAGTTGGCGACCTGACAAGTTGTTTCTGCGGGAGGCGTGTGGCGGTGGTGGCAGCATGTTATAGTTGGCCGATTAAGAAGCCGTCTATTGTACCTTGAGATCGGACGAATCGAACTGGCGGCATGGGCTCTGGGGTGAGATCTACGATGGTAGCGCTCAGGGTCTTGAAGTCAAAGGAGCGTGCGCCATGTCGATATATTACGAGAGGGGAAAAGCGTGAGATGCGCGGCAGTCGGCACGCCGTTGGGTCGTGGGCAGCCGTGTTGGACATGCTGCGGAACCTT is a window of Pyrenophora tritici-repentis strain M4 chromosome 2, whole genome shotgun sequence DNA encoding:
- a CDS encoding neutral ceramidase precursor, which produces MARSHIAVAFGAALIAILIVGQLVINLGFPSVDSWHARLDQSYNGAQQDQFVSEKQDGGAGSDPSSYLVGVGKADITGPVVELNMMGYANSSQIGTGLRQRIYSRAFVIGNPSAPSERFVYLVLDTQSGDTAIRNGILEGLAAMGSEYSVYTKNNVAVTGTHSHAGPGAWLNYLLPQITSLGFDKQSYQAIVDGTLLSIKRAHEGLTLGTVSAGSAKIDNANINRSLFAYLANPQAERARYTDDVDKTMTLLKFTRASDGKSIGVLNWFPVHGTSLLGNQTLIAGDNKGVAAYLLEQDMEASATAAPGFVAGFSQANVGDTTPNIEGAYCEDGSNQQCRLNDSTCGGKSQDCHGRGPFYGLNDGGHKSCYEIGKRQYQGAKNLLDSADFTTISGKVRSFHTFVDFSNFTFTLSNGSVVRTCPAAMGNSFAAGTSDGPGAFDFVQNDPGAPSNPFWNIVGSAISPPNAEQKACQYPKPVLLNVGQAKVPYQWSPNIVDIQVLRVGQFVIIVSPGEATTMSGRRWREAVYNSVKSSNIAAEPIVVLGGPANSYTHYIATEEEYGVQRYEGASTLYGQHTLNAYINSTLTYLPYIADGAASPPPAGPTPPDHRDKSISLITGVVYDGAGFGRSYGQVTKDVLPTYARGAIVSATFVGANPRNNLRLEGTFAAIEKQNTDGTWSQVKNDEDWELVYQWKRVNGLTGTSDVTISWDTGITGPAAGTYKIKYYGDAKAVGGKITAFEGESAPFRLA
- a CDS encoding peptidase family T4 protein, which translates into the protein MSSPSPSPPRQRIREVLPNLYLGRYQPGPKNSLTDIPGVLVHTESIHSSESYPNAEANSINTGVTTILPRKDWFHKACFAGIFCFNGSGEMTGSHLIQDMGLLFSPIVITGSFGVGSAYNGIYEYAIRENGDENGKVDWFLMPVVAETFDGFLHDVAKFAVTPQHVIRGIDKASDEAVPEGNTGGGTGMICHYFKGGTGTSSRVVPGEEGKRYSVAALVQANYGKMWDFKIGGAPIGRLIYQDQKRRIEENPDDPELLAQAKLLFEVDKAKDKKDGSIIVILATDAPLHPTQLQRLAKRATVGIARVGGYGTNSSGDVFLAFSTGNEVPVQSVTAGQAAVDPYLAKEIPVTMTDDQTMNGLFEASADVVEEAIYNAVCKAETMDGNGNKIEALDLERVKEMMQKYV
- a CDS encoding PepD, Dipeptidase, translated to MLAPRFTIGLLSLAKASSASYGFYVGKALTHDGSVMVGGTGEEVSSHWLQIFPARDHGPNATITVGVTEDASMPGQLLNISQVPHTYRYLSMEYSDFEGFPAPLTNGGVNEKGVAVRDIWAQNRDDLIAMTPNPQTGLQYSDLARVVLERASTAREGVELIGRMIAEYGYADYGGNSHLIADANEGWVVWEMSGGQKLWAAERLGDNDVRVLYPGYIEDFPVDFENNPDYMGSPNIVSFAVEQGWWNPNGTVPFNIFNAYAYQAEGYTARDGGAKYMSQAALENATRAMAPVTEKDLIARVRDYRISDDEAGYGQVVSLHADMDPDLIRIWVAPTSSVTAPFVPWWLGVTSVPPEYGLHRYLYKDAASTFLDTDYQYQEATQFAGRIFKQVLYYTCLDPPTYLHIVQDMLLGFENASFVDMEWVERGAKSMLQAGLRDEARKLLTFYSHTRADKALAMGRTMVDALDAYVKLTGYFRMPSGGRINDPGLGAETVNCLVGFDPDQPADKQSPRRKFRRQQPHH